The Candidatus Hydrogenedens sp. genome has a segment encoding these proteins:
- a CDS encoding TrpB-like pyridoxal phosphate-dependent enzyme: protein MDSYYYNILLDPVKLPDAWYNINPDMPSPLPPPLHPATHQPINPSDLEAIFPKMLIEQEVSSEQFISIPGEIMDIYRLWRPTPLRRAYRLEKALGTPAKIFYKNESVSPSGSHKLNTAVAQAYYNKKEGISGLTTETGAGQWGTALSIACSMFDMSCMVYMVKISFIQKPYRRTLMQSYGAKVIASPSDTTHFGKEILSQYPDNTGSLGIAISEAIEVAVNSNGKMKYTLGSVLNHVLLHQTIIGEEAKIQMDSVGEYPDIVIGCVGGGSNFAGLAFPFVHDVLKKGKKIEFLAVEPAACPTMTRGLYAYDFGDTAGMTPLLMQYTLGHNFMPPGIHAGGLRYHGIASQLAHLIRHNIVKPVAVLQNPVFEANLLFAKCEGILPAPESGHAIRVAIDEALKCKETGEAKTILFNLSGHGHFDMTAYEAYLNNDLPDYELGDDILKKGFESIPNLQ from the coding sequence ATGGACAGTTACTACTATAACATTCTATTAGACCCTGTTAAACTTCCTGATGCTTGGTATAATATAAATCCAGATATGCCTTCTCCTCTTCCACCTCCCCTTCATCCAGCAACTCATCAACCTATTAACCCAAGCGATTTAGAAGCCATTTTTCCTAAAATGCTTATTGAACAGGAGGTATCAAGTGAACAATTTATTTCGATCCCTGGTGAAATTATGGATATTTATCGTTTATGGAGGCCTACACCTCTTCGCCGAGCATATCGTTTAGAAAAGGCATTAGGCACCCCTGCTAAGATTTTTTACAAAAATGAAAGTGTAAGTCCATCGGGTAGTCATAAGTTGAACACAGCAGTTGCACAAGCATATTACAACAAAAAGGAAGGTATTTCAGGTCTTACCACAGAAACAGGTGCAGGGCAATGGGGAACTGCTCTTTCAATCGCATGTAGCATGTTTGACATGTCGTGTATGGTTTACATGGTAAAAATAAGTTTTATTCAAAAGCCTTATCGTAGAACGTTGATGCAAAGTTATGGAGCAAAAGTAATTGCAAGTCCAAGTGACACAACTCATTTTGGCAAAGAAATACTTAGCCAATACCCAGATAACACAGGTAGTTTGGGTATTGCCATTTCTGAGGCAATTGAGGTTGCGGTTAATAGCAATGGAAAAATGAAGTATACCCTCGGTAGTGTATTAAACCATGTTTTATTACATCAAACAATTATTGGAGAAGAAGCGAAGATTCAGATGGATAGCGTTGGGGAATACCCGGATATTGTAATAGGATGCGTAGGTGGCGGTTCTAATTTTGCTGGACTTGCATTTCCATTTGTCCACGATGTTTTAAAGAAGGGCAAAAAAATTGAATTTTTAGCGGTGGAGCCAGCAGCATGTCCTACAATGACACGAGGACTTTATGCGTATGACTTTGGTGATACTGCGGGAATGACTCCGTTATTAATGCAGTATACATTAGGACATAATTTTATGCCTCCTGGAATTCATGCGGGTGGATTGAGGTATCATGGTATCGCATCCCAATTAGCCCACCTTATCCGTCACAATATTGTAAAACCAGTGGCAGTATTACAAAATCCTGTTTTTGAAGCAAATCTTCTTTTTGCAAAATGTGAAGGGATATTACCTGCACCTGAAAGTGGGCATGCTATTCGTGTGGCTATTGATGAAGCATTGAAATGTAAGGAAACAGGTGAAGCAAAAACAATACTATTTAATTTGAGTGGACACGGTCATTTTGACATGACAGCGTACGAAGCATACTTGAATAATGACCTTCCTGATTATGAATTAGGTGACGACATATTAAAGAAAGGGTTTGAAAGTATTCCTAATCTACAATGA
- a CDS encoding type II secretion system F family protein codes for MPVYSYTARDSKGAKQRGTITAPNKQQAIQQLQLKGLTFDKLVEEEKKVFGFSLGSATTRKVKTADLLVFTRQLSTIVNAGLPLLQGLDILADQTEDPNFASIIDAIAQEVESGETFSNALRKYPKAFPDLYVSMVRAGEAGGDLDGVLMQLADYLEASEELRRRIRSAMTYPVVAFSMIILIASGLIIFVVPRFAEIFGSFGKKLPAPTQFLINLSNVLRTVYAWLIIFGSIIGIVMFLRIYGSTEIGRYNLDQIKLRLPIFGDLIRKVSISRFTKTLSTLIKSGVPILQALEIVERTSGNEVFARAVRQSSDSVRNGEALSEPLGRSGVFPPMVTRMIAVGEKTGELEAMLMKISDFYDSEVKAKVDGLTSLIEPMLIGIMGIVVGSIIVALFMPILQLSSLVQQ; via the coding sequence ATGCCAGTTTATAGTTATACAGCAAGAGATAGCAAAGGTGCGAAACAAAGAGGGACAATAACAGCACCTAATAAACAACAAGCAATACAACAATTACAACTAAAAGGTTTAACTTTTGATAAATTAGTGGAAGAAGAAAAAAAAGTATTTGGCTTTTCATTAGGTAGTGCAACAACAAGAAAAGTTAAGACAGCTGACCTTTTAGTTTTTACTCGACAGTTATCTACTATTGTAAATGCAGGATTACCCTTGCTTCAAGGGCTTGATATTTTAGCTGACCAAACAGAAGACCCTAATTTTGCATCTATTATTGATGCTATTGCACAGGAAGTAGAATCAGGCGAGACCTTTTCGAATGCGTTGAGAAAATATCCTAAAGCTTTTCCTGATTTATATGTAAGTATGGTGCGAGCAGGTGAGGCAGGAGGTGATTTAGATGGTGTTCTGATGCAGTTGGCTGATTACTTAGAAGCATCGGAAGAGTTAAGGAGAAGAATCCGTTCTGCAATGACATATCCAGTTGTTGCATTCAGTATGATTATCCTTATTGCTTCAGGTCTAATCATTTTTGTGGTTCCTCGGTTTGCAGAAATTTTTGGTAGTTTTGGTAAGAAACTACCTGCACCTACACAATTCTTAATAAATCTAAGTAATGTTTTAAGAACTGTATATGCATGGCTAATTATTTTCGGCTCTATAATTGGTATTGTTATGTTTCTCCGCATTTACGGTTCAACAGAGATTGGGAGATACAATCTTGACCAAATCAAACTAAGATTACCTATCTTTGGTGACCTAATAAGGAAAGTTTCTATTAGTCGATTTACAAAGACATTAAGTACTTTAATTAAAAGTGGAGTTCCAATCCTACAAGCCCTTGAAATTGTTGAAAGGACATCAGGTAATGAAGTATTTGCCCGTGCTGTCCGCCAATCGTCTGATAGTGTCAGAAATGGAGAAGCATTGTCAGAACCTTTAGGTCGTTCAGGGGTGTTTCCACCTATGGTAACACGAATGATAGCTGTCGGTGAAAAAACAGGTGAATTAGAGGCAATGTTAATGAAAATCTCAGATTTTTATGATTCGGAAGTAAAAGCAAAAGTAGATGGTTTAACAAGTTTAATAGAACCTATGCTAATAGGAATTATGGGTATTGTTGTTGGATCAATAATCGTGGCTTTATTTATGCCGATTCTTCAACTTTCATCTTTGGTTCAACAGTAA
- a CDS encoding superoxide dismutase has translation MPFTLPNLPFEPSALRPYISLETINYHYGKHHQAYVNNLNKLIENTPLEEKTLEEIIMSSEGAVFNNSAQVWNHTFYWNCLNPQKTEPSKALLKVIEKDFESLDKMIEKLQQSAITLFGSGWAWLVNDSGTLKILQTSNADLPMKHNQTALFTIDVWEHAYYIDFRNDRPKYVQQVLNNLMNWKFIEENYEKSQTK, from the coding sequence ATGCCATTTACATTACCAAATTTACCATTTGAACCATCAGCATTACGGCCGTACATTAGTTTAGAAACAATCAACTACCATTATGGGAAGCATCATCAAGCTTATGTAAATAATCTAAACAAACTTATTGAGAACACACCTCTTGAAGAGAAGACATTGGAGGAAATAATTATGTCCTCTGAAGGTGCTGTGTTCAATAATTCTGCTCAGGTTTGGAATCATACTTTCTATTGGAATTGTTTAAATCCACAAAAAACTGAACCGAGTAAAGCATTATTAAAAGTAATAGAAAAAGACTTTGAATCGTTAGATAAAATGATTGAAAAACTTCAGCAATCAGCAATTACGCTTTTTGGTTCTGGTTGGGCATGGCTTGTAAATGATTCTGGCACATTAAAAATTTTACAAACAAGCAATGCCGACCTACCAATGAAACATAATCAAACAGCACTCTTTACAATCGACGTTTGGGAACATGCTTACTATATCGATTTCAGAAATGATAGACCAAAATATGTGCAACAAGTTTTGAATAACTTAATGAATTGGAAATTTATAGAAGAAAACTACGAAAAATCACAAACTAAATGA
- a CDS encoding Crp/Fnr family transcriptional regulator translates to MPFKDTIKDVDKLLEKDKFFHDSSGSLLEKLKNILKLRTYDKNQIIYFPRDDTQNVYIVHNGKIRITRVMDRGKSVTFRHAVAGDVFGEEGIIDKKYREDYAEAIIKSNVWIIPLKEFKDLIQHNPHFSKLYEIILLKRCKEYEELLADTLFYPILVRVARKIIRELKKEGSTNKRVIITHQELANMLCSRRETISTCLQILEKDGYIQKQKGSIIIKKSVELEHWVNKFSV, encoded by the coding sequence ATGCCATTTAAAGACACAATAAAAGATGTAGATAAACTGTTAGAAAAAGACAAGTTTTTTCATGATAGTTCAGGTAGTCTTTTGGAAAAATTAAAAAATATTCTTAAATTGCGAACATACGATAAAAACCAAATTATTTATTTTCCAAGAGACGATACACAAAATGTTTATATTGTTCATAACGGTAAGATAAGAATTACAAGGGTTATGGATAGAGGAAAATCGGTTACATTTAGGCATGCAGTTGCTGGTGATGTCTTTGGAGAAGAAGGTATTATCGATAAAAAGTACAGAGAAGATTACGCAGAGGCAATTATAAAATCTAATGTTTGGATCATCCCACTTAAAGAATTTAAAGATTTAATTCAACATAACCCACATTTTTCAAAGTTATATGAAATAATCTTATTGAAAAGATGTAAAGAATATGAAGAATTATTAGCGGATACATTGTTCTATCCTATTTTAGTAAGAGTAGCGCGAAAAATAATTCGCGAATTAAAAAAAGAAGGTTCAACAAATAAAAGAGTTATCATAACCCATCAAGAACTTGCAAATATGTTATGTAGTCGTCGAGAAACTATTTCCACATGCTTGCAAATATTAGAAAAAGATGGATATATTCAAAAACAAAAAGGAAGTATAATAATAAAAAAGTCTGTTGAATTAGAACATTGGGTAAATAAATTTTCCGTATAA
- the glgC gene encoding glucose-1-phosphate adenylyltransferase, which produces MEINMKDVLAVLLAGGAGERLHPLTKNRAKPAVPFGGIYRIVDFTLSNCINSNCRKIQVLVQYKSNSLSRHIRNAWNIVHRELGEFIDIIPPQMRINDSWYLGTADAIYQNLYSIDQEDPKIVLVLAGDHIYKMDYQKMVQYHLAKEAELTISALEVPKEEAHRFGVMEIDKDSRIIGFEEKPENPKTIPNKPDKCLASMGIYVFNRDLLTKSVTEDAERTSSQHDFGKNIIPRLIETNRVFAYPFEDKNKKDIPYWRDVGTIDSYWEANMDLVEVTPLFNLYDREWPIRTVMTSRPPAKFVFADFGHRLGVALDSIVSPGCIISGGMVRRSVLSIDVRINSYAYVEESVLFDGCNVGRHSRIRRAIIEKNVQIPDNSVIGYDLEEDAKKYRVTSNGIVVVEKTK; this is translated from the coding sequence ATGGAAATAAATATGAAAGATGTACTTGCAGTTTTACTTGCAGGTGGGGCTGGTGAAAGGCTCCATCCTCTTACCAAAAATCGTGCCAAACCTGCAGTTCCATTTGGTGGTATCTACCGAATTGTTGATTTTACTCTTTCTAATTGTATTAATTCGAATTGTAGAAAAATCCAAGTTCTTGTTCAGTACAAATCCAATTCATTATCACGGCATATCCGAAATGCATGGAACATCGTCCATAGAGAATTAGGTGAATTTATAGATATTATCCCACCGCAAATGCGGATTAATGATAGTTGGTATTTAGGGACTGCTGATGCAATATATCAAAATCTATATTCCATCGACCAGGAAGATCCTAAAATCGTTTTAGTCTTAGCAGGTGATCATATTTATAAAATGGATTATCAAAAAATGGTTCAATATCATTTAGCAAAAGAAGCAGAATTAACAATTTCTGCATTGGAAGTACCTAAAGAAGAAGCACATCGTTTTGGGGTAATGGAAATTGATAAAGATAGTCGAATTATAGGTTTTGAAGAAAAACCTGAAAACCCTAAAACAATACCTAACAAACCTGATAAATGTCTTGCTTCCATGGGTATTTATGTGTTTAATAGAGACCTATTAACAAAATCTGTTACAGAAGATGCAGAAAGAACCTCATCACAGCATGATTTTGGCAAAAATATTATTCCAAGGTTAATTGAAACAAATAGAGTCTTTGCGTATCCTTTCGAAGACAAAAATAAAAAAGATATCCCTTATTGGAGAGATGTGGGAACAATTGACAGTTATTGGGAAGCAAATATGGATTTGGTGGAGGTAACACCATTATTTAACCTATACGACCGTGAATGGCCTATTAGAACAGTAATGACTTCGAGACCACCTGCAAAATTCGTTTTCGCAGACTTTGGACATCGATTAGGTGTAGCATTAGATTCTATTGTAAGTCCTGGATGCATTATCAGTGGAGGTATGGTACGTCGAAGTGTACTTTCAATAGATGTGCGTATCAATAGCTATGCATATGTTGAAGAGTCGGTTTTATTTGATGGCTGTAATGTTGGTAGACACTCCAGAATTCGCCGTGCTATTATCGAGAAAAATGTGCAGATACCTGATAATTCTGTTATTGGATATGACCTTGAAGAAGATGCAAAAAAATACAGAGTAACATCAAATGGAATTGTCGTTGTTGAAAAAACAAAATAA
- a CDS encoding rhomboid family intramembrane serine protease: MSALISIIPMKLYEMPMGYMMLFQLFGFNIPLFLRGALWQIITYMFIHSGLYHLFFNMLWLYIFGPEVEIYFSKKRFYIFYLFCGATAVLVNFIPFVFQGYTPPIVGASGSIMAVLVAFAYINPEREFFLFPLPIPINARGIVILVILLNLLYISGFANMSIVTHLAGMGIGYLYISADDKGIFYKLKKLFGLNKFDV; the protein is encoded by the coding sequence ATGTCAGCATTAATATCAATAATTCCTATGAAACTTTATGAGATGCCCATGGGATATATGATGTTGTTTCAGTTATTTGGCTTTAACATCCCATTATTTTTACGAGGAGCACTATGGCAAATAATTACATATATGTTTATACACAGTGGGTTATATCATCTTTTCTTTAATATGCTTTGGTTATACATTTTTGGACCCGAAGTGGAGATTTATTTTTCTAAAAAAAGATTCTATATTTTCTATTTATTTTGTGGAGCGACTGCAGTACTCGTTAATTTTATTCCCTTTGTCTTTCAAGGATATACACCGCCTATCGTGGGTGCCAGTGGCAGTATTATGGCTGTTCTTGTAGCATTCGCATATATAAATCCAGAACGAGAATTTTTCCTTTTTCCTCTCCCTATCCCAATAAATGCCAGGGGAATCGTTATCTTAGTTATATTACTTAACCTTCTTTATATTAGTGGTTTTGCTAATATGTCCATAGTAACTCATTTGGCAGGTATGGGTATTGGATATCTATATATTTCTGCTGATGATAAAGGTATATTCTACAAATTAAAAAAATTATTCGGTTTGAATAAATTTGACGTGTAA
- a CDS encoding J domain-containing protein: MFPSMQELLIFILIIILLNFTGVLPIVIKALREFRGDYSDRENEKPKNKNTTVSPQNIEISYRLLGVSPSSPWDEIESAYRKKAKLHHPDLGGDEDTMKALNEAYEILKKIYKKK; encoded by the coding sequence ATGTTTCCAAGCATGCAAGAACTATTAATTTTTATATTAATCATTATCCTCCTTAATTTTACTGGCGTTTTACCTATTGTAATAAAGGCACTTAGAGAGTTCAGAGGTGATTATAGTGACAGAGAAAATGAAAAACCAAAAAATAAAAATACAACTGTAAGTCCTCAAAATATCGAAATATCTTACCGCCTTTTAGGTGTTTCTCCAAGTAGCCCATGGGATGAAATAGAGTCTGCATATAGAAAAAAAGCAAAGTTACATCACCCTGACTTGGGAGGAGATGAAGATACCATGAAGGCATTAAATGAAGCATACGAAATATTGAAAAAAATATATAAAAAGAAGTAA
- a CDS encoding alkaline phosphatase family protein: MIINRRKFLLSSALSLSFITNPKISFSNTKGRVILLGFDGVEPTIIHKMLEKGELQNIAKLKQQGGIYNLTSTIPPQSPTAWSSFATCKNPGQHGIYDFLRRDPTQYVPNIALGSVHHAEFDQQGNLKKEPYFENMRKGRTFWSIADEQGVQCKILNMPYSYPPDPLKNGVMLSGLGVPDIRGTESFFFVFSDKFTQEELNQSISGGMRLKLNFENSKAKVKLPAFRNPNKNKEFIEKVLYFTIDRTSKKITIEIEEQRQITIEQGNWSDWIEWKFPVTDTYSVHAISRFFIKEAGDTAFIYMTCLQYHPKYPYIPFTTPQTYSAELAKRYGLYKTIGWNYDTHALRQDVLTEDIFFEDVQKTMAWHEKLMLDELNTNDGWQLLMSMWMATDRVAHLYWRYRDPEHPMYDKEKAMIYGGILEETYKIMDRIVGNTLNSLNSDDFLIVMSDHGFTSYRKGFNLGTWLIREGYLVVEGQNDPSTAYNDQSFLQGYDWNKTKAYALGLGSIYLNLENRERNGVVKQTEAKKVRDEIKQKLLSVKDPQTGNPIISQVYTCEDFKGISIDNAPDLILGYYPGYQSTKASAKGSAPQQVFEDNKDKWSGDHVATDYRRIPGMLLTNKKPNTDKPHIQDIGVTILSYLNLSTPDDLEGKNILS; encoded by the coding sequence ATGATAATAAATAGAAGAAAATTTCTTCTATCTTCCGCATTAAGCCTAAGTTTTATTACAAACCCAAAAATATCATTTTCAAATACTAAAGGAAGGGTTATCCTTCTTGGATTTGATGGAGTAGAACCTACAATAATCCATAAGATGTTAGAAAAAGGAGAATTACAAAATATTGCGAAACTTAAACAACAAGGAGGGATATATAACCTCACTTCAACGATTCCACCACAATCTCCTACCGCATGGTCCAGTTTCGCAACATGCAAGAATCCAGGACAGCATGGAATTTATGATTTTCTTCGGAGAGACCCAACTCAATATGTTCCAAATATCGCATTAGGTTCAGTTCACCATGCAGAATTTGATCAACAGGGAAACCTAAAAAAAGAGCCTTACTTCGAAAATATGAGAAAAGGCAGGACATTTTGGTCCATAGCAGATGAACAAGGTGTGCAATGCAAGATATTGAACATGCCGTATTCATATCCGCCAGACCCATTAAAAAATGGAGTTATGTTAAGTGGTTTAGGAGTTCCAGATATTAGAGGGACAGAAAGTTTCTTTTTTGTATTCTCCGATAAGTTTACACAAGAAGAATTAAATCAATCTATATCTGGTGGAATGAGATTAAAATTAAATTTTGAGAACTCAAAAGCAAAGGTAAAATTGCCTGCCTTTCGAAATCCAAATAAAAATAAAGAATTTATAGAAAAAGTCCTGTATTTTACAATTGACAGGACATCGAAAAAAATAACAATCGAGATTGAGGAGCAAAGACAAATTACTATCGAACAGGGCAACTGGTCAGATTGGATAGAATGGAAATTCCCCGTAACAGATACATATTCAGTTCATGCGATTAGCAGATTCTTCATAAAAGAAGCAGGTGATACCGCTTTCATATATATGACATGTTTACAATATCACCCGAAATATCCATATATCCCATTTACAACACCACAAACATATTCAGCCGAATTAGCAAAACGTTATGGACTATATAAAACAATCGGTTGGAATTATGATACGCATGCTCTTCGTCAAGATGTGCTTACAGAAGATATATTTTTCGAAGATGTGCAAAAAACCATGGCTTGGCATGAAAAATTAATGTTAGACGAATTAAACACCAATGATGGATGGCAATTACTGATGTCCATGTGGATGGCTACTGACCGTGTAGCACATCTTTACTGGCGTTATCGTGACCCAGAACATCCAATGTATGATAAGGAAAAAGCGATGATATACGGAGGGATATTGGAAGAAACTTATAAGATTATGGATCGCATTGTTGGAAATACCTTGAATTCACTAAATTCTGATGATTTTCTGATTGTAATGTCAGACCATGGCTTTACTTCATATCGAAAAGGCTTCAATCTTGGAACATGGTTAATACGAGAAGGATACCTTGTTGTTGAAGGACAAAATGACCCCAGTACTGCATATAACGACCAGTCCTTCTTACAAGGTTATGACTGGAATAAAACAAAGGCATACGCATTGGGATTGGGTTCGATATACCTAAACCTTGAAAACAGAGAAAGAAATGGCGTTGTTAAACAAACAGAAGCAAAGAAAGTTAGGGACGAAATAAAGCAAAAACTATTATCGGTAAAAGACCCACAAACAGGAAATCCTATTATAAGTCAAGTATATACATGTGAAGATTTTAAAGGTATATCAATCGACAATGCACCTGATTTGATACTTGGGTACTATCCTGGTTATCAATCTACAAAAGCATCTGCTAAAGGCTCTGCTCCTCAACAAGTATTTGAAGATAACAAAGACAAATGGAGTGGAGACCATGTAGCCACAGATTACCGACGCATCCCTGGAATGCTATTGACAAATAAAAAACCGAATACCGACAAACCTCATATTCAAGATATTGGTGTTACAATTCTTTCGTACCTAAATCTATCTACACCTGATGACCTCGAAGGGAAAAATATCCTATCGTAA
- a CDS encoding cyclic nucleotide-binding domain-containing protein, protein MTDIAKYRRYAEKIPLFHGLEPEEVEDVIKRGKIIIARKGETIFHEGILGSNLFIVLSGKVGIYIKNQLITKCHVGDTFGEMAVLNKKPRTATAMALEETRLLCLDEKQISDIFEKHVAVRLLLNTIHILSERLEKNNSLISEMKRIMEIYNIPIPEIDYKKEEKGDNE, encoded by the coding sequence ATGACAGACATTGCAAAATATCGAAGGTATGCAGAAAAGATACCCTTGTTTCATGGTTTAGAGCCTGAAGAAGTTGAAGATGTAATAAAAAGAGGAAAAATTATTATTGCCCGTAAAGGTGAAACAATTTTCCACGAAGGAATTTTAGGTAGTAATCTGTTTATTGTCCTTAGCGGAAAAGTAGGTATTTATATAAAAAATCAACTTATTACGAAATGTCACGTAGGCGATACATTTGGTGAAATGGCTGTTTTAAATAAAAAACCAAGAACCGCTACTGCTATGGCGTTAGAAGAAACCAGACTTCTTTGCTTAGATGAGAAGCAAATAAGCGATATCTTCGAAAAACACGTTGCAGTCAGATTATTACTTAATACCATCCATATTCTAAGTGAAAGGCTTGAAAAAAACAATTCCCTGATAAGTGAAATGAAAAGAATTATGGAGATATACAATATTCCCATACCCGAAATAGATTACAAAAAAGAGGAAAAGGGAGATAACGAGTAA
- a CDS encoding N-acetylmuramoyl-L-alanine amidase yields MNGTINIEENKVNISLENKKIVVNLQSNYISLSDGMTSKFIQLQNTPKIWQDTIWLEKNDAYLLLQTVTGKNLSPETGISEITPVPENEIETVTLKPLTTEDIKNETINNKFEEKEPVFEEIKVEERKNEEEGTKGTINKIIIDAGHGGEDKGILFPSGKYEKDITLIIANKLEATLTKNNLKNELIRNGDNTISIKDRMNRLQKNSNEFYIAIHADMPKEAGEGLRIFIPKSNNENISKTNELFAELLIKKLGSKQNKINIEMYYSPLYINDVEGVAGILIEVYPGIKENTNEEEWNTFLGDTSDFTEVLKDTFIELIKNKEGNNKGE; encoded by the coding sequence TTGAATGGAACGATAAATATTGAAGAAAATAAGGTAAATATAAGTTTAGAAAATAAAAAAATAGTCGTTAATTTGCAAAGTAATTATATAAGTCTTAGCGACGGAATGACATCCAAATTCATACAATTACAAAATACACCTAAAATATGGCAGGATACTATTTGGCTTGAAAAAAATGACGCATATTTATTGCTTCAAACAGTTACAGGGAAAAATCTATCACCAGAAACAGGAATATCAGAAATAACTCCTGTCCCAGAAAATGAGATAGAAACAGTAACTTTAAAACCACTAACAACAGAAGATATAAAGAACGAAACTATTAATAATAAATTTGAAGAAAAGGAGCCTGTTTTCGAAGAAATAAAAGTAGAAGAGAGAAAAAATGAAGAAGAAGGAACAAAAGGAACTATCAATAAAATAATAATAGATGCAGGGCATGGGGGAGAGGACAAGGGAATTTTATTTCCATCTGGAAAGTATGAAAAAGATATTACGCTAATAATCGCAAATAAACTGGAGGCAACATTAACGAAAAACAATTTAAAAAATGAACTTATACGGAATGGAGATAATACCATTAGTATAAAAGACAGAATGAATCGACTACAGAAAAATAGTAATGAGTTCTATATAGCTATTCATGCTGATATGCCAAAAGAGGCGGGAGAAGGATTAAGGATATTCATTCCAAAATCAAACAATGAAAACATAAGTAAAACAAACGAATTGTTTGCCGAATTACTAATAAAAAAACTTGGTAGTAAACAAAATAAAATAAATATTGAAATGTATTATTCCCCCCTTTATATTAATGATGTCGAAGGAGTTGCTGGTATATTAATCGAAGTATATCCAGGTATCAAAGAGAATACAAATGAAGAGGAGTGGAATACATTTTTAGGTGATACTTCAGATTTTACAGAGGTTCTTAAAGATACATTTATAGAGTTAATAAAGAATAAGGAAGGTAATAATAAAGGTGAATGA
- a CDS encoding GerMN domain-containing protein — MNDIKKTVIKRIFVILWIIITFSAVLIIIYMAQQIIGENKQLIKTAVDTSVNVKVENKINEPQYTTKNIIIYVLPKNKECLQPIDTQIEWKPKYEENCKQILNKMKELNTENYNSPIPKDITIRGVYLTPDGELLIDLPATIISNYKDQATTFLETLFTYAIVDTLLQSDLVVNTSVKQIRFLIEGSLPSMDFPSHISWKQPFIPDYSFVCNK, encoded by the coding sequence GTGAATGATATAAAAAAAACGGTAATAAAAAGAATTTTTGTCATTCTTTGGATCATAATTACGTTTTCCGCCGTATTAATAATTATATATATGGCTCAACAAATTATTGGAGAAAACAAACAATTAATCAAAACCGCAGTAGACACTTCTGTAAATGTAAAGGTTGAAAACAAAATAAATGAACCCCAATACACAACAAAGAACATCATAATTTATGTTTTGCCAAAAAATAAAGAATGTTTACAACCAATTGACACACAAATTGAATGGAAACCTAAATATGAGGAAAATTGCAAACAAATACTCAATAAAATGAAGGAACTTAACACAGAAAATTATAATTCTCCAATACCGAAGGATATAACTATCAGAGGAGTATATCTAACTCCAGATGGTGAGTTACTAATAGACCTTCCAGCAACAATTATATCTAATTATAAAGACCAAGCAACAACATTCCTTGAAACATTATTTACATACGCTATTGTAGATACATTACTACAAAGCGATTTAGTTGTTAACACCTCTGTAAAACAGATTAGATTTTTAATTGAAGGTTCTTTACCTTCTATGGATTTTCCAAGCCATATAAGTTGGAAACAACCTTTCATCCCAGACTACTCTTTTGTCTGTAATAAATAG